The following are encoded together in the Scytonema millei VB511283 genome:
- the psb32 gene encoding photosystem II repair protein Psb32, with product MLPFPAIATSLYEIPSVAPGERTWVIDPAKAISPVNEGKIGSELEKLAETTGNEVRLVAIRRLDYGETAQSFTDKLFEQWFPTPEAQANQTLVVLDTLSSGTGIRVGDKAKSLLTDDIAKSVMTQTILYPLREGEKYNQAFLDASDRLVAVLSGAPDPGAPEQLATDVAVESTYKNTEETKSSNATIWVIGFLVAATIIPMVTYYFYVR from the coding sequence ATGCTGCCATTTCCAGCGATCGCAACGAGTCTATATGAAATTCCTTCAGTTGCTCCAGGAGAGCGGACTTGGGTGATCGATCCGGCAAAAGCAATCAGTCCGGTTAATGAAGGTAAAATTGGTAGCGAGTTGGAAAAATTGGCAGAAACGACGGGAAATGAAGTTAGACTTGTCGCCATTCGCCGCCTCGACTATGGCGAGACTGCTCAATCTTTTACCGATAAATTATTCGAGCAGTGGTTTCCAACTCCAGAAGCGCAAGCCAATCAAACTCTAGTCGTACTAGACACCCTGAGCAGCGGGACTGGAATCCGCGTCGGAGATAAAGCTAAGTCGCTGCTGACAGATGACATCGCCAAAAGCGTGATGACTCAAACCATTTTGTATCCCCTGCGTGAAGGTGAAAAATACAATCAAGCGTTTCTCGATGCTAGCGATCGCCTCGTAGCTGTTTTATCTGGCGCACCCGATCCTGGCGCACCCGAACAGCTAGCAACTGATGTCGCTGTCGAAAGTACCTACAAAAACACCGAAGAGACAAAATCCAGCAACGCTACTATTTGGGTAATTGGCTTTCTTGTCGCTGCGACGATTATTCCAATGGTGACCTATTATTTTTATGTTCGATAG
- a CDS encoding DUF4346 domain-containing protein has protein sequence MERTLEDLTAIDDKLSKRHIDLDPGGYFIIYLDREAGLICAKHYTNAIDDRGLAVDPETGKPIPARGKVQRTSTTLYRGRTAKEICVEIFEQEQSCPVTYLDHAAYLGREFVRAEIALVNGQEYVQD, from the coding sequence ATGGAGCGGACGCTAGAAGACTTAACGGCAATTGATGATAAACTTTCTAAGCGTCATATTGACCTTGACCCAGGCGGATATTTCATCATTTATCTGGATCGAGAAGCAGGGTTAATTTGTGCGAAGCATTACACCAATGCGATCGACGATCGCGGTTTAGCCGTCGATCCTGAAACGGGTAAACCTATTCCCGCACGCGGTAAAGTCCAACGAACTTCCACCACACTCTATCGGGGTAGAACAGCAAAAGAAATTTGTGTGGAAATTTTCGAGCAAGAACAATCTTGTCCCGTGACTTACTTAGATCACGCCGCTTATCTTGGACGAGAATTTGTCCGCGCCGAAATCGCTTTAGTCAACGGGCAAGAATACGTTCAGGATTAG
- a CDS encoding glycosyltransferase family 4 protein: MMKVCFIAACPGTDMRGGPRSLLETIDSLQKLGVECFVLLPAQGRLFDELSRRHIPIRVIPYERWLEATNYPLRDRWQKLKRSYRIAFAIAAQIKAWQCDVVYTNTVAIGVGAFAAFLLKKPHVWHIREFVYEDHGQVFDLGRNLTLKLVNLLSQVCIVNSKAVAQKYEQWIAPAKLKVVYQAVNVTPGEAIALPPTTNFRCIIVGALVEGKRQEDAIRAVAQLVRTGVRVELLIVGDGDLQYREYLEAIATSNQVEQYIKFYGYADNPFPLMQSADVVLVCSKCEAFGRVTVEGMRAGKPIIGTRSGGTQELIRDGFNGLLYTAEDERELAQKIKHICDRPDLARQMGENGQQWATEQFTPARYGKEIYLLLKQLCGKNLEI; this comes from the coding sequence ATGATGAAGGTATGCTTCATTGCTGCCTGTCCAGGCACGGATATGCGGGGAGGACCGCGATCGCTGCTGGAAACTATAGACTCGCTTCAGAAGTTGGGAGTCGAGTGTTTTGTTTTATTACCCGCACAAGGGCGACTATTTGACGAATTGAGTCGTCGCCATATCCCCATTCGTGTCATTCCCTACGAACGCTGGCTGGAAGCCACAAACTATCCCTTACGCGATCGATGGCAGAAGCTAAAGCGAAGCTACCGTATAGCATTCGCGATCGCCGCTCAAATTAAAGCATGGCAGTGCGATGTAGTCTACACGAATACTGTTGCTATAGGCGTTGGTGCTTTTGCCGCATTTCTCTTGAAAAAACCCCATGTGTGGCACATCCGCGAGTTTGTTTACGAAGATCACGGACAAGTTTTCGATCTCGGTCGCAATCTTACGTTAAAACTAGTAAATTTGCTGTCCCAGGTTTGTATCGTAAACTCTAAAGCTGTAGCTCAAAAATACGAGCAGTGGATCGCGCCTGCAAAGTTGAAAGTGGTTTATCAAGCAGTTAACGTCACTCCAGGCGAGGCGATCGCCTTACCTCCGACAACAAATTTTAGATGCATTATTGTGGGTGCATTGGTGGAGGGAAAGAGACAGGAAGACGCGATCCGCGCTGTTGCCCAACTAGTACGTACGGGTGTAAGAGTAGAGCTATTAATCGTTGGCGATGGCGATCTCCAGTATCGAGAGTATTTAGAGGCGATCGCAACCTCAAACCAAGTAGAGCAATATATTAAGTTTTATGGCTACGCCGACAATCCCTTTCCGTTAATGCAGAGTGCCGATGTCGTACTTGTATGCTCTAAGTGCGAGGCTTTCGGCAGGGTGACTGTCGAAGGGATGCGGGCAGGTAAGCCAATAATCGGTACGAGGAGTGGTGGTACGCAAGAGTTAATTCGCGATGGATTTAATGGGTTGTTATATACTGCGGAAGACGAGCGAGAGCTAGCGCAGAAAATTAAACATATTTGCGATCGCCCAGACTTGGCTAGACAGATGGGCGAAAACGGTCAACAATGGGCTACCGAGCAATTTACTCCAGCACGCTACGGCAAGGAAATATATTTGCTGTTAAAACAGTTATGCGGCAAAAACCTAGAGATTTAA
- a CDS encoding glycosyltransferase — protein MSYRVLHYNWAAYFQKPAPGGGVSVYCKNLIDFTTQKDNWHVTFLYSGTDYSYFNKRPHIKSIRNQNHPQVSTFSLVNSPIIAPSHFAFDDPLGNVKQPVLEKCFQEFLDTQAPFSVIHFHNLEGITANCLKIAKESGAKVVFSLHNYWAVCPQVNLWRLEQSHCDDNLDGRACLACLPIPPNSERELAMRRLEFLGNSLDLKGRSLPLNLLKKLVAIFYKIQRPLVVQTRSPLLRSLELKGSNLPQQAQAYQFRRQEIVSLINRYVDVALSVSDRTAAIYRYYGVDPARLSTQYIGSKATQFPVPPHNPAVYSPGQPFRCVYMGVPRKDKGFYFLLEELRCLSAVELSTLELVVASRIADRTELDLAMQQRGPLLSLAQSLHRLNYHPGYSHENIPKILDGIHLGIVPPLWEDNLPQVTYELLACRVPVLCSNRGGAQEFVRHPAFIFDPGKKGDFQQKLSTIRENPQLLTEFWQEARTVRSLEQHFQELIEVYAGCGN, from the coding sequence ATGTCATACAGAGTACTTCATTATAACTGGGCTGCCTACTTTCAGAAACCTGCTCCTGGGGGAGGTGTATCTGTTTACTGTAAAAATTTAATTGACTTTACAACTCAAAAAGATAACTGGCACGTCACTTTTTTGTATTCTGGAACCGATTATAGTTACTTCAATAAACGCCCTCATATCAAATCAATTCGCAACCAAAATCATCCCCAAGTATCCACTTTTTCACTCGTTAATTCTCCAATTATTGCACCTTCTCACTTCGCTTTTGACGATCCATTAGGCAACGTTAAACAACCCGTTCTGGAAAAATGCTTTCAAGAGTTTTTAGACACGCAAGCACCTTTTTCTGTGATTCACTTTCATAATTTGGAGGGCATAACTGCTAATTGCCTCAAAATAGCTAAAGAAAGTGGTGCTAAAGTCGTGTTTAGTTTGCATAATTATTGGGCTGTTTGTCCGCAGGTCAATTTGTGGAGGTTAGAACAGAGCCATTGTGACGATAATTTAGACGGACGAGCCTGCCTTGCCTGTTTGCCTATACCACCAAATTCAGAGCGAGAATTGGCAATGAGGAGATTAGAATTTTTAGGCAACTCGCTCGATTTGAAAGGACGATCGCTCCCTTTAAACTTGTTAAAAAAACTCGTCGCTATTTTCTACAAAATTCAACGACCGCTAGTCGTACAAACGCGATCGCCCCTACTCAGATCGCTAGAACTTAAAGGTTCAAATCTGCCTCAGCAAGCTCAGGCATATCAATTTCGACGGCAGGAAATTGTTTCTCTCATTAACCGTTATGTTGATGTAGCGCTGTCTGTTTCCGATCGCACCGCTGCAATTTATCGGTACTATGGAGTCGATCCGGCACGGTTGAGTACGCAATATATAGGTAGTAAAGCTACGCAGTTTCCAGTCCCGCCGCATAACCCAGCAGTATACTCTCCAGGGCAGCCGTTTCGGTGCGTTTACATGGGAGTACCGCGAAAAGATAAAGGATTTTACTTCTTATTAGAAGAATTACGTTGCCTGTCAGCAGTAGAATTAAGCACGTTAGAACTCGTTGTCGCCAGTAGAATTGCAGATCGCACCGAGTTAGACCTGGCAATGCAGCAGAGAGGACCGTTGCTCTCTTTAGCTCAGTCGTTGCACCGTTTAAATTACCATCCTGGTTACTCTCACGAAAATATTCCTAAAATCTTAGATGGCATCCACTTGGGAATCGTCCCGCCACTATGGGAAGACAATTTACCGCAAGTCACCTATGAGCTTTTAGCTTGTCGCGTACCCGTACTTTGCTCGAATCGAGGCGGCGCACAGGAGTTCGTGCGACATCCGGCGTTCATTTTCGACCCAGGAAAAAAGGGCGACTTTCAGCAGAAACTCTCGACGATTCGCGAGAACCCGCAGTTGTTAACCGAGTTTTGGCAAGAGGCGCGAACGGTGCGATCGCTAGAACAACATTTTCAAGAGTTAATTGAAGTTTACGCTGGCTGTGGTAACTGA
- a CDS encoding ABC transporter ATP-binding protein: protein MTELVDREIAIQPQDSEVVISVESVSKKFCRDLRRSLFYGVRDIATELIGGKRTETLRSQEFWALKDVNFELRRGQALGLVGANGAGKSTLLRIISGLIKPDIGTVKLKGRVAPLIALGAGFNPLLTGRENIYANMSILGLSTKEIEARFQEVIDFAEIWDAIDAPVQNYSSGMAARLGFACAIHTEPEILLIDEVLAVGDIKFKAKCYRKLHQLRQQGTSFVLVNHNPQAILNVCDSAIYLVKGELIASGDTETVIEKYEEDLFLDSKKATAQVMYLPEKSAGESFGLDITHLFFRDVEGKILESLKSGEPASFCIGCKAHQKFDNVTLHLKITELGGEGGTGAVLFLSGENDEQFFEIVPGKHEIQLQMPYLGLAPGTYTMSVKLKQSSIYTFDVFESFRFSVKSDGTMSQCKFYQPRSWQIVSENRAE, encoded by the coding sequence ATGACTGAATTAGTAGATCGAGAAATTGCCATTCAACCTCAAGATTCTGAAGTCGTTATTTCGGTAGAAAGTGTCTCGAAAAAGTTTTGTCGAGACTTAAGGCGATCGCTATTTTATGGTGTCCGAGATATCGCCACGGAGTTAATAGGTGGAAAGAGAACAGAAACGCTGCGTTCCCAAGAATTTTGGGCACTAAAAGACGTTAATTTCGAGTTGCGTCGAGGGCAAGCACTAGGCTTAGTTGGGGCAAATGGAGCTGGAAAAAGCACGCTATTAAGGATTATTAGCGGTCTAATTAAGCCGGATATTGGCACTGTAAAACTTAAGGGTAGGGTGGCTCCACTGATTGCTTTAGGAGCAGGGTTTAATCCGCTATTGACGGGGCGAGAAAACATCTATGCCAATATGTCAATTTTAGGATTATCAACCAAAGAAATCGAAGCCAGATTTCAAGAGGTCATAGACTTTGCGGAAATCTGGGATGCAATTGACGCACCCGTGCAAAATTATAGTTCGGGAATGGCAGCGCGGTTAGGGTTTGCCTGCGCAATTCATACAGAACCGGAAATCTTATTAATTGATGAAGTCTTGGCTGTAGGAGATATCAAGTTTAAAGCCAAATGTTATCGCAAACTACACCAGCTACGCCAGCAGGGAACATCTTTTGTTTTAGTCAATCATAATCCCCAGGCAATTTTAAACGTATGTGACTCGGCAATCTACCTAGTCAAAGGTGAATTGATTGCATCTGGCGATACGGAAACAGTTATCGAAAAGTATGAAGAAGATTTGTTTTTAGACAGTAAGAAAGCAACTGCACAAGTCATGTATTTGCCAGAAAAATCTGCTGGTGAAAGTTTTGGCTTAGACATCACTCATCTATTTTTTCGAGACGTTGAAGGCAAGATTCTAGAATCGCTTAAAAGTGGCGAACCTGCTTCCTTTTGTATCGGCTGTAAAGCTCATCAAAAGTTTGACAACGTGACATTGCATTTAAAAATTACCGAATTAGGTGGCGAAGGTGGTACGGGAGCAGTTTTGTTTTTAAGCGGTGAAAATGATGAGCAGTTCTTTGAAATTGTCCCAGGAAAACATGAAATTCAATTGCAAATGCCTTATCTAGGTTTAGCCCCTGGAACTTATACCATGAGTGTCAAACTCAAGCAAAGCTCTATCTATACTTTCGATGTCTTTGAGTCTTTTCGATTTAGCGTTAAATCGGACGGGACGATGAGTCAATGTAAGTTTTATCAACCGCGATCGTGGCAGATCGTTAGTGAAAATCGCGCTGAGTAA
- a CDS encoding ABC transporter permease, with the protein MPFEVVYTPESLLRHPIQLFKQMGRDLLASRELAWRLMVRDISAQYRQSFLGVIWAFLPPIVMAAGFTLASDAGAIAVDRTDLPYPAYVMFSTALWQTFVEALNGPVQAVTVAKPMLAKVNFPREAIVLAKLGEVFFNFAIKLILIVGLFIWFRVPVGWTVILAPVALIHLILFGTFIGVLLAPLGILYQDVSKGLTMITGFWLFLTPVVYPVPGEGTFGFLVRLNPVTPLLVTTRELATTGVISDPAGFWIASIITLVGLLLTWVAFRLAMPFVIERVSS; encoded by the coding sequence ATGCCGTTTGAAGTGGTGTACACGCCTGAAAGCTTATTAAGGCATCCGATTCAGTTGTTTAAGCAAATGGGACGAGACTTACTCGCTTCTCGCGAATTGGCGTGGCGGCTGATGGTGCGAGATATTAGCGCTCAGTACCGTCAGTCGTTTCTGGGTGTAATTTGGGCTTTTTTGCCCCCAATTGTAATGGCAGCAGGATTTACGTTAGCTAGTGATGCAGGTGCGATCGCAGTTGATAGGACAGATTTACCATATCCAGCTTATGTCATGTTCAGTACGGCGTTGTGGCAAACTTTTGTGGAAGCGCTCAACGGTCCAGTACAAGCGGTAACAGTAGCTAAGCCGATGCTAGCTAAGGTTAATTTTCCGCGAGAAGCGATCGTGTTGGCTAAGTTAGGTGAGGTCTTTTTCAACTTCGCGATTAAGCTAATTTTAATTGTGGGATTGTTTATTTGGTTTCGAGTTCCGGTCGGTTGGACGGTAATTTTGGCTCCGGTGGCGTTGATTCATTTGATTTTATTCGGTACATTTATCGGTGTTTTATTAGCGCCGTTGGGGATTTTGTACCAGGATGTATCAAAAGGATTGACCATGATTACAGGGTTTTGGCTGTTCTTGACTCCGGTAGTTTATCCCGTTCCTGGCGAAGGAACGTTTGGATTTCTGGTGCGGCTGAATCCCGTGACTCCTCTACTAGTAACAACACGGGAGCTAGCAACGACGGGAGTTATCTCAGACCCGGCGGGATTTTGGATCGCCAGTATTATTACTCTAGTTGGCTTATTATTAACCTGGGTGGCATTTCGCCTCGCCATGCCTTTCGTGATTGAAAGGGTGAGTTCCTAA
- a CDS encoding glycosyltransferase family 2 protein, with the protein MDVLKMAEPQVTIVVVPRERFSLTQKSLESIYENTTIPFKLIYVDGGSPARIRDYLAAQAREKHFQLIRTDYYPSPNYARNLGLAQVNTEYVVFMDNDVVVASNWLHNLVQCAEETGAAVVSPLVCQGQALHEIVHCAGGESAVIEENKGDRPTRRLHDKIYKQGKRVADLGDFLQRQPTGLAEFHCMLVRTAIIEKIGGQLDPAMMNTKEHVDFCVAVSEAGGSIYLEPSSLVTYINGMPLELSEIPFYMVRWSDAWGTTSLNRLREKWNLTEDNYHKNWYRSWSEYLTGRRRVFIIRPLLNKYYVFGRGKTRIENMLVRMEKRLNHYLTDRHTRQHPQEVQQQPAKSLPKTPVSA; encoded by the coding sequence ATGGACGTATTAAAGATGGCAGAACCACAAGTCACTATCGTAGTCGTACCACGCGAGCGTTTCAGTTTAACTCAAAAGTCCCTTGAAAGTATCTATGAGAATACAACAATCCCTTTCAAGTTGATTTACGTAGATGGTGGTTCCCCGGCGCGTATCCGAGATTACTTAGCAGCTCAAGCACGCGAGAAACATTTCCAACTGATTCGTACCGATTATTACCCTTCACCAAATTATGCTAGAAATCTGGGTTTAGCCCAAGTCAATACAGAATACGTTGTCTTCATGGATAACGATGTTGTCGTTGCTTCAAATTGGCTGCATAATTTGGTTCAATGCGCTGAGGAAACGGGAGCTGCGGTAGTCAGTCCCCTCGTATGCCAAGGTCAAGCTTTACACGAAATTGTACATTGTGCAGGTGGAGAATCTGCGGTCATTGAAGAAAACAAAGGCGATCGCCCGACGCGGCGCTTGCACGATAAAATTTACAAGCAAGGTAAGCGTGTAGCAGATTTAGGCGACTTCCTGCAACGACAACCAACTGGTTTGGCAGAGTTCCATTGCATGTTGGTACGCACGGCGATAATTGAAAAAATCGGCGGTCAGCTCGACCCCGCGATGATGAACACAAAGGAACACGTAGATTTTTGTGTAGCGGTATCTGAGGCTGGAGGTTCCATCTACCTAGAGCCGTCATCCCTCGTCACATACATTAACGGGATGCCGCTGGAATTGTCCGAAATTCCTTTCTACATGGTACGTTGGAGCGATGCTTGGGGTACGACTAGCTTAAACCGCTTGCGCGAAAAGTGGAATCTGACCGAGGATAACTACCACAAAAATTGGTATCGCAGTTGGTCGGAATATTTAACCGGAAGACGCAGGGTATTTATTATTAGACCACTGCTGAACAAATATTATGTCTTTGGTAGGGGCAAGACTCGAATAGAAAATATGCTAGTGCGGATGGAGAAGAGGCTGAACCATTATCTCACCGATCGCCATACTCGCCAACATCCGCAAGAAGTGCAACAGCAGCCTGCTAAGTCGTTGCCGAAAACTCCAGTATCAGCATAA
- a CDS encoding glycosyltransferase family 2 protein — protein MVEATIAVVVVTYNRKKLLIECLDAILAGTRLPDKIILVDNGSTDDTPNFLKAEGYLTNQLIDYIRLSENTGGAGGFYQGVKYGYEAGYDWLWLMDDDAEPEIDALEKLSQYLDEPNVSALANLKIDLEGEILHPHLGFFDRQTHQNDFDFDIEIHKKIEDDLVKKHQALEIAFSSFVGILVSKKAIEEVGFPNQEFFIRGDDLEYCLRLNKAGKILLVTNSVILHKEAGDPGAIVKHFLGKISYRTKYSRIWLTYFETRNAIWLRKNYASKTRFYFRTIKYYCRSLIAILLFDDRKFKRLQFLTEAYQDGLKGYFDNNKPKILYEEKL, from the coding sequence ATGGTTGAAGCCACAATCGCTGTTGTAGTCGTCACCTATAACCGAAAGAAACTTTTAATAGAATGCTTAGACGCAATACTTGCTGGAACGCGCTTGCCAGATAAAATTATCCTTGTAGACAATGGGTCTACTGATGATACACCTAATTTTCTGAAGGCAGAAGGATATCTAACAAATCAGCTCATCGATTACATCCGCTTATCAGAAAATACTGGGGGTGCAGGTGGATTTTATCAAGGTGTAAAGTATGGATATGAAGCAGGTTACGATTGGCTGTGGCTAATGGATGACGATGCCGAACCTGAAATAGATGCTTTAGAAAAGCTCAGTCAATATCTAGATGAACCTAATGTAAGTGCTTTAGCAAATCTCAAAATCGACTTAGAAGGAGAGATATTACATCCCCATCTAGGCTTTTTCGATCGCCAGACTCATCAAAATGATTTTGATTTTGATATTGAAATTCATAAGAAGATAGAAGACGATTTAGTAAAAAAACATCAAGCTTTAGAAATAGCTTTTAGTTCTTTTGTTGGTATTCTAGTTAGTAAAAAAGCGATTGAAGAAGTAGGTTTTCCCAATCAAGAATTTTTTATTAGAGGCGACGATTTAGAGTATTGTCTTAGGTTAAACAAGGCAGGCAAAATATTGCTAGTTACTAATAGCGTTATTCTTCACAAAGAAGCTGGCGATCCAGGCGCAATTGTCAAACATTTTTTAGGAAAAATTTCTTATAGAACCAAATATAGCAGAATCTGGCTGACTTATTTTGAGACCAGAAATGCAATTTGGCTAAGAAAAAACTATGCCAGTAAAACAAGATTTTATTTTAGAACGATTAAATACTATTGTCGCTCTTTAATTGCTATTTTGCTCTTTGACGATCGCAAGTTTAAGCGCCTACAATTTCTCACGGAAGCTTATCAGGATGGTCTCAAGGGTTATTTTGATAACAATAAGCCTAAAATCTTATATGAAGAAAAACTATGA
- the glf gene encoding UDP-galactopyranose mutase codes for MFDYLIVGAGFAGSVLAERLASQLGKKILIIDTRSHIGGNAYDCYNEAGILIHRYGPHIFHTNSREVFEYLSQFTQWRSYEHRVLASVDGQLVPIPINLDTINRLYGLSLTSFQLEEFFASVAEPKERISTSEDVVVNKVGRELYEKFFRNYTRKQWDIDPSELDRSVTARVPTRTNRDNRYFTDTYQAMPLHGYTRMFENMLSHPNIKIMLQTDYRDIVGTIPYREMIYTGPIDLFFDYRYGKLPYRSLEFQHETVNTPVHQPVAVVNYPNEHLYTRVTEFKYLTGQEHPKTSIVYEYPRADGDPYYPVPRPENTALYKKYQALADATSGVHFVGRLATYKYYNMDQVVAQALTIYKKLKGTGNRQSPELSATGYASRRL; via the coding sequence ATGTTCGATTACTTAATTGTAGGAGCGGGATTTGCGGGTAGCGTCTTGGCTGAAAGGTTAGCAAGTCAGTTGGGAAAAAAGATTTTAATTATCGATACGCGATCGCACATTGGTGGAAATGCTTACGATTGCTATAACGAAGCAGGTATCCTCATCCACAGGTACGGTCCCCACATCTTTCACACCAACTCTCGCGAAGTTTTCGAGTATCTTTCGCAATTTACTCAATGGCGTTCTTACGAACACCGCGTTCTTGCCAGCGTTGACGGACAACTCGTGCCAATTCCGATCAATCTCGACACGATTAACCGACTTTATGGACTCAGTTTAACCTCATTCCAGCTAGAAGAGTTTTTCGCTTCGGTGGCTGAGCCTAAAGAGCGGATCTCAACTTCTGAAGATGTGGTAGTTAATAAGGTTGGCAGGGAACTCTACGAAAAATTCTTCCGCAACTACACGCGCAAGCAATGGGACATCGATCCATCCGAACTCGATCGATCGGTGACTGCCCGCGTACCTACCCGCACGAACCGCGACAATCGCTATTTTACGGATACATATCAAGCAATGCCCCTGCATGGCTATACTCGAATGTTCGAGAATATGCTGTCTCACCCGAATATCAAAATCATGCTCCAAACTGACTATCGGGATATTGTGGGGACGATACCGTATCGCGAGATGATTTATACAGGTCCCATCGATTTATTCTTCGATTACCGGTATGGCAAGCTACCTTACCGCTCTTTGGAATTTCAGCACGAAACCGTGAATACGCCCGTGCATCAGCCAGTTGCCGTCGTCAACTATCCTAACGAACACCTATATACGCGGGTTACAGAATTCAAATACCTAACCGGACAAGAGCATCCGAAAACGAGTATTGTCTACGAGTACCCACGCGCCGACGGCGATCCATATTATCCCGTACCGCGTCCAGAAAATACTGCGCTCTACAAAAAATATCAGGCACTAGCTGACGCAACCTCTGGCGTACATTTTGTCGGCAGGTTGGCGACTTACAAGTATTACAACATGGATCAAGTCGTCGCTCAGGCTCTGACAATCTACAAAAAGCTCAAGGGGACTGGGAATAGACAATCGCCAGAACTATCAGCCACCGGCTATGCATCCCGCCGATTGTAG
- a CDS encoding GNAT family N-acetyltransferase: MVEQLKPQYSVAWTNKIAEIPQLAWDALALPLATPFLEWEWLNNLETSGSATARAGWLPNHLTIWRDRTLVAAAPMYLKGHSQGEFVFDHQWADLAQRIGVEYYPKLLGMTPFTPAEGYRFLVAPGEDEDEMTALMVSAIDHFCDRHNISGCHFLYVDPTWRPTLERHGFTTWLHHSYVWQNLGFATFDDYLGVFNANQRRNIKRERKAVANAGLELVTHTGDEIHKSLFPQMYHFYADTCDKFGWWGSKYLTKKFFEQLHARYRHRVLFVAAYHTADKRQPMGMSFCLTKGDRLYGRYWGSFQEIDCLHFEACYYKPIEWAIANGIQTFDPGAGGRHKKRRGFPATVNYSLHRFYHRRLAQILTSYIREVNELERQEIEVINAELPYNRRDA; the protein is encoded by the coding sequence ATGGTGGAACAACTTAAACCGCAATATTCTGTTGCCTGGACGAATAAGATCGCTGAAATTCCCCAGTTGGCATGGGATGCTTTGGCATTACCTCTAGCAACTCCGTTTTTGGAGTGGGAGTGGTTGAATAATCTAGAAACTTCTGGTAGTGCTACGGCTAGGGCTGGATGGCTGCCCAATCATTTAACTATATGGCGCGATCGTACGCTGGTTGCAGCTGCCCCGATGTACCTTAAAGGTCACAGTCAGGGTGAGTTTGTCTTCGACCACCAATGGGCAGATCTAGCACAGAGGATCGGTGTAGAGTACTATCCAAAACTCTTAGGCATGACACCTTTTACCCCTGCTGAAGGCTATCGGTTTTTGGTTGCGCCAGGGGAAGATGAGGATGAAATGACGGCGTTGATGGTGAGTGCAATCGACCATTTTTGCGATCGCCACAATATTTCTGGATGTCATTTTCTCTATGTCGATCCTACATGGCGACCCACATTAGAACGACACGGATTTACAACATGGTTGCACCACAGCTATGTCTGGCAAAATCTCGGTTTTGCAACTTTTGACGATTATCTCGGAGTCTTCAACGCCAACCAACGCCGCAACATTAAGCGCGAACGCAAAGCCGTAGCAAATGCAGGCTTAGAGTTGGTGACTCATACGGGAGATGAGATCCATAAGTCTTTATTTCCGCAGATGTATCATTTCTATGCCGATACCTGTGATAAATTCGGCTGGTGGGGTAGCAAGTATTTGACCAAGAAGTTTTTCGAGCAGTTACACGCCCGTTATCGTCATCGCGTGTTGTTTGTGGCGGCTTACCATACAGCAGATAAACGTCAACCGATGGGGATGTCATTTTGTTTAACGAAGGGCGATCGCCTCTACGGTCGTTATTGGGGCAGTTTTCAAGAAATCGATTGCTTGCACTTCGAGGCGTGCTACTATAAGCCGATTGAATGGGCGATCGCCAATGGTATTCAAACTTTCGATCCTGGCGCGGGGGGAAGGCATAAAAAACGGCGCGGTTTCCCTGCTACTGTCAATTACAGCTTGCATCGCTTTTATCATCGACGCTTGGCGCAAATTTTAACTTCCTACATTCGTGAGGTCAATGAGTTAGAACGGCAAGAAATCGAGGTAATTAATGCTGAATTACCCTACAATCGGCGGGATGCATAG